The Lysinibacillus irui sequence GTTGGCCCTTTGTCGTTACTGCCTTTTTAAAATGTTATGTAAAGTTAAAATGTATGAACGTGAATAAAACTTTTTTTGCAATGTTCTTAAAAAGTCCGAATAAAAACCAGTTACAATCCGTTTTAAACGATTGTGCGAAGCGTAAGGGTACTCACATTTTAACACCTACAGTCTTAGTGGAGTACGTAGGTGCGAGTGGTAACAATATTACTTACTCAACACAAACAAAATATTCGTACCATTCATTTTGAAAAACAAGCAAAAGGTATTAATCCTTTTGCTTGTTTTTTTTATTGTGTTTGATTGTTAAATGTAATGAGAAACTTATCCCAACGATCATCATTACAGAAAAAACAACCGTGAACGTTTCTTTATAATAGATGGATGTAACAGCCATGACAATCGAACTAATGATAAGGGCTACACGTAATAATAGATCTGTTTTTTTACTTGGATTAAAAAAATCTTGAAGAATTGCAAATAAATAAGCTAATCCGAAAAATATAATGTACTCATAAACCAACACAGGCTTCACAGAATCGGGAATTCCTAAATACAGTAATTGAAATACGACAAGAAGCAATGCTACATATTTTAAATATTTATAGGAGTTTTTTGACAAATTATCACCCTTTTTTATAATAGATTAACATTATGAAACAAGTGTTAGTTATTTGTATAGGAGTTGATTTTTTGGTTTAAAATCGTCTATTAAAATCTTTTTTAGAAGATGAAATGTAAGTAAGCCTGTAGCCATTATAGAGCCGATTGGGCGAACATTTCCTTCACTCGTTATACTGCCAACTTGTCCCGTTGCAAATATGTCATTGCCGTATACTTGGCAAATTTGTTTATTTTCCATCTTATCACCTCGTTATGTAAATTTTAACATAAAAGTCATCTGGTTCGCTTAAAACTTCAAGGATATTAGTTTAAAAATAAATAGTTTAATGTTAAACTATTTTACGTTACTAATGAGAGTAAATGGAGGAATGAAAGATGGATCGAGTAAAAAATAAAGTCGCCTTAGTGACAGGGGGTGCGTCTGGAATTGGTTTATCAGCAGCTACACTATTAGCTAAGGAGGGCGCAAAAGTGGTCATTGCTGATTTCAATCTAGAGGGTGCTAAAGAAGCAGCTGATGCTCTAGTAAAAGAAGGGTTTGAGGCGTCAGCGATTTTCCTTGATGCTGGGGATGCTTCATCGATAGAAGGAGCGGTGAATTTTACTGTTGAACAATATGAAACTTTAACAGTCCTATTTAACAATGTCGGTCTAACCAATTTAAAGAAAGATTTAGATGTGGTGAATATTGATTTAGATGAATGGGACCGCTTAGTCAATGTGAACTTAAAATCAATCTTACTTGGCAGTCGTTTTGCGATTCCGTATATGCAAAAAGCGGGTGGGGGCTCAATTATTAATACCGCTTCCATGGCAGCATTCGCAAGTGATCAAATACGTACAGCCTATGGCGCTACAAAAGCAGGTGTAGTGAATATGACGAAAAACATTGCCACACAATATGGCAAAGATCATATTCGTTGTAATGCGGTTGCACCAGGTCTTATTTTAACACCAGCTGCCAAAAATAATATGCCAGAAGAAATGCTAGCGATCTATTCCAAATTTAATGCGCTCCCATATCATGGGGAGGCCGATGATATCGGTCATGCAGTTGTATTTTTAGCTTCGGATGAATCAAAGTTCATGACGGGCCAAACATTACAAATCGAAGGTGGGCATTATCTCGCTAATCCAACAATAGCCGATACAAATAACTGGTTAGCCACGTTATAAGCTAGCTAAAAGAGGTTGTCTCCTAATGGACAACCTCTTTTTCAACTACATTTGCGGAGCTTCCAATCCATACTGTGCCCATTCCTCTTTTGCTGGACCGTAAATGCCTGGAACCGTTAAACCAGCCTGGCGCATTAAAACGGTCATTTGTCCACGGTGATGGCTTTGGTGCTGTAACAAAAATAACAGCAGGGAGCCGTTGGGCATTTGCTGGCCGATAAATTCAATCTTTTCCTTCATTGTCTCATCAGTCCATTGTGTTTGGATCGCGTCTACGAAGGCTTGACTGGCTTGAAGATAGCGATCTGCAATTAATTGTGCAGAAGTTGGAACAGGAAAATCTTGCGCAGGTGCTTCAAATGATAAATTCGTATTCGAAGTAATTATCCGAATAGCAGCGACGGTATGCCATGCTATACGTCCTAACGTCCAATTATCAGCAGTAATGACTTGATTAAGTGATTCATCCGTAAGTTGATTGAGTAGTTTGTGTGTAGCAGCCGCTTCAAAAGACCATGATTGTAAAAAATCCTCTACTGTTTGAAACATTAAAATACCTCCCAAAATATAGTAGTCTCATTTCTATTTTGCTATGTGTCCAAAAGAAAAACAAGATAATATATTGCATAAAAAGGTAGTGCAATTGAAAGCATGATATACATCGTCCATTCACCGACGGTTAGTTTTCTTTGCCATCTCGTTAATTTAAGCTGTCGACGATAGATCATACTAGCCAATAAAATTGTTATTAAAGAAAGATCCTTTACATTACCTAAAAAGGTTATCACAGTATCAGCTCCTTTAGGCTGTTGCAATATATGTGATGAGTTAAGTGAACATACCAATCTGTGACAGTTTTCATTGAACAAAAAAGTGCGTCTCTATCTAACATAGAAACGCACTAACCATTTATTCATCTCGAATAACAATAAATACTCCATTAAATATAAAGAGGGAGCCTAACCAGAAGGACAGCCCAATAGTTTCTCCTAATAACAACCAGCCTAAAAAAGTGCCGACTATGGGTTGAAAGAAGAAAAATAAGCCGCCGCTAGAAGCATTCATTAACTGAAGCCCTTTATTCCACAATAAAAATCCACCAGCTGTTGACACAATGCCCAGATAAAGCAAGCCCCCTGTAATCGTTGGCTGCAATACAGTTGTTAAATCTAACTCTTGTAACCTAGGAAGGACAAAAGGTGTTAATAGAATAACAGCAATCATCGATGAATAGGTTGTCACAACCATTTGAGAATACTCGCTCGGTACTTTTTTCACTAACACAGACATCAATGCCCAGGTTAAGGCAGCAATTAGTAAGTAGAGTCCACCTAATTGCTGCGTGACGTCGATTTGCCCATTGCCCACGATAATCCCGACACCAATCGTTGCGAGGACAATGGATATACATTTTTTGAGCGTTATACGTTCCTTCAACATCAAACGTGCAAAGACAACCATAAAAGCAGGAGTTGTCGCTGTAATAATCGCGCCCATCTGAGCAGTAGATAGCAAGGTACCCATTTCTTGCGTAACAATTGAAACGGTATTGCCAATGAGGCCCACCAGAAAAATGACTAGCCAATCTTTTTTAGCAATTTTCCACGATTGCTTCATCATGATGCCAATCATGCCTAGTGCCACCACCGCAATTAAATAACGAATCCAAACAAGCTCCAATGGTGGCACAACATCCACCACTACTTTAACTACTACATACATGGCGCCCCATATACTCGCTGCTAGCGATAAAAAGCTAGCGCCGATCACTTTATTTCTCATGTTTTTTCCTCCGTTTTCATAGATCCCTATGCCCTTAACGGAGAAAAAGTTCTTCTACCGTTAAGGAAGAAGAAGTCCTGGTACGTCCTGTTCAAATAATGGAGCAAACATCATATCAATTACACCATCCTATTTTTCATTTTTTACTTAGTATAATGGAATACGTCTTGTTTTCATAGTGTTCGGGAAAATGCACCTTTATAACTTTATTAAAATAATGGCTTTGGAAATCCATTCAGGTGAGCAATAATTGAGATTTGTCCAACATGGTATGCCTCATGTGTGTAAACATGATGAAACAACCACTGAAATGTTGGGACTGAAGGTGGCGTCCAGCCATCAGAAAACCTTGGTACTTCTACTAATGCATTAAGTTCTGATTGGTCCAATGTATGGAGAATGTCATCCGTATAATTTCTAATTTGAATATAGCTATCTAGTAGTTCTTTAGGCGAGCAATCCTCATGAAGATGTAATATACAACTCTTCTTAAGGCCAATTTCATTTACCCAATAGTCCTCGCTACTTGCTATATGAGAAATAATCCAAGCTAGATTATTGGGATAGCCATCTGATGTCTTAAACCAAAATGCCTCATCAAGTTTAGTTAGGTAAGGTATTAACGTTTTTCTAAGATCATTCCGATATGGAAACGGCAAAAAAATCAATCCTTTCAAATATTGATAGTAGAATAAAAAAATCACCTACTAACAGGTGATTAATTACGACTGCCTTTAAGTTCTCTTCCAATGAATAGAACACCCATTCCATACACAATAGAAATAGCTAAAGGTACAAGAGTGAAAGCATGTTCTACAAAGAACCCACCAAAGATGAGAGCAGAAAAACAAGCTCCTAACGTAATGAATAAATAAGCTTTACTTTTATAAATCCATAAGTAAGGAAGAAAATGAGAGCCTGCAAGTAAACCAATGGTGAAGGGAAGGTAGTCAGGTATTTTCATATACACAAGAATAAAGACAGGTAAATAAAATGCTTGAGGAGCGGCAACGATCCCTCCTAAAGTCCCTAAAGGGTTACCAGGAACGTTTAAATTAACACCAAGGATTTTACTAATGAAAAACCCAATAGGAAAAATCGCACCTAAGCCAAATATCCAAATTAAACGAACAACTTCTATTGGAAAAACAAAGGGCATGAAGGTGAAAAGTAAAAAGACAAAGGCGCCAGCAAGCAAAATCGGAAATCCTTTTTTCGCTTCAACAATCATTTCATGTTGTAAATGTACAAGTGTTTTATTCATAAACGACCACCTTTCGTATCAATAAAATACCACTATAATATACCAGTATTACACTATTATTACCATAGATGATTTATGAATGGGAATTTTGTGATTACTTTATTTTTGAGCCTGGGCATTTTTCTGTCGTTTAATGAACTTAGTAGGCCATTGTGTCACAGTAAGATGGCTATTTTTTCATTTTACGTATATATACAAGTTGTCCGATATGGTATGCATTATGAGTCGCAGCATTCGAAATAATTGCCCACCATTCTGCCTTTACAGGATAGCCATTTACAATAGATAAAAGCTGCTCTTCCTCAATGAGCTCTTGCCATTGGAGTAGTATTTGTAACAGCTTTTCTTTTAATTCAGAGAAGGTCTTCTCATCTCTAATGGTAAAAGTGTCATCGTTATTCGTCTTTGCACTGGCATTAACTTGATTTTCCTTATACCGTAATTGCCATGTTTCATTCCAATAAATTAGATGTTGGACTATTTCTGCAATACTATGGCTGGACTCATCAGGTTTCCAAAATGCTTCTTGTTCAGTTAGTCCGTCAACAGCTTCATCGAATGAGATATACCAACTACGATCATTCGCATTAGCTAGCAGCTGATCTAACAATATCGTCTTCGCATTCATCATTCACTTTTCATCTCCTTTATTTTTAATATATCATTCTTCTAAAGCAGAGGAAATAAGTACTAAATTCATAGGGCTCTTATTATTTGATTGTAAAGTAATCATTCCTTCTATAAAGTTAAGGAATAAGCAATAGTACTAGTAAAGGAGAAAATGGATTTGTTATATTATGTTATTGATGCTTTTACAGATATACAGTTTGGTGGGAATCCTGCAGGTGTAGTAATTTATGAAGATTTAAACGAAGTGTTTATGCAGAAATTTGCTGCAGAAGTTCGTTTTTCAGAAACAGCATTTATTAAGAAAATAGATAATAAAAATTTTGATATCAAATTTTTTACACCGACCGCACAGGTTGACCTTTGTGGACATGCCACGATTGCATCCTTCAAAGCCCTATTGGACAGCCAACTAATTGAAGATAATAATACCTATCTTATGAAAACACGCGC is a genomic window containing:
- a CDS encoding SDR family NAD(P)-dependent oxidoreductase codes for the protein MDRVKNKVALVTGGASGIGLSAATLLAKEGAKVVIADFNLEGAKEAADALVKEGFEASAIFLDAGDASSIEGAVNFTVEQYETLTVLFNNVGLTNLKKDLDVVNIDLDEWDRLVNVNLKSILLGSRFAIPYMQKAGGGSIINTASMAAFASDQIRTAYGATKAGVVNMTKNIATQYGKDHIRCNAVAPGLILTPAAKNNMPEEMLAIYSKFNALPYHGEADDIGHAVVFLASDESKFMTGQTLQIEGGHYLANPTIADTNNWLATL
- a CDS encoding DinB family protein codes for the protein MFQTVEDFLQSWSFEAAATHKLLNQLTDESLNQVITADNWTLGRIAWHTVAAIRIITSNTNLSFEAPAQDFPVPTSAQLIADRYLQASQAFVDAIQTQWTDETMKEKIEFIGQQMPNGSLLLFLLQHQSHHRGQMTVLMRQAGLTVPGIYGPAKEEWAQYGLEAPQM
- a CDS encoding DMT family transporter, producing MRNKVIGASFLSLAASIWGAMYVVVKVVVDVVPPLELVWIRYLIAVVALGMIGIMMKQSWKIAKKDWLVIFLVGLIGNTVSIVTQEMGTLLSTAQMGAIITATTPAFMVVFARLMLKERITLKKCISIVLATIGVGIIVGNGQIDVTQQLGGLYLLIAALTWALMSVLVKKVPSEYSQMVVTTYSSMIAVILLTPFVLPRLQELDLTTVLQPTITGGLLYLGIVSTAGGFLLWNKGLQLMNASSGGLFFFFQPIVGTFLGWLLLGETIGLSFWLGSLFIFNGVFIVIRDE
- a CDS encoding DinB family protein, producing the protein MPFPYRNDLRKTLIPYLTKLDEAFWFKTSDGYPNNLAWIISHIASSEDYWVNEIGLKKSCILHLHEDCSPKELLDSYIQIRNYTDDILHTLDQSELNALVEVPRFSDGWTPPSVPTFQWLFHHVYTHEAYHVGQISIIAHLNGFPKPLF
- a CDS encoding DUF7010 family protein yields the protein MNKTLVHLQHEMIVEAKKGFPILLAGAFVFLLFTFMPFVFPIEVVRLIWIFGLGAIFPIGFFISKILGVNLNVPGNPLGTLGGIVAAPQAFYLPVFILVYMKIPDYLPFTIGLLAGSHFLPYLWIYKSKAYLFITLGACFSALIFGGFFVEHAFTLVPLAISIVYGMGVLFIGRELKGSRN
- a CDS encoding DinB family protein; protein product: MMNAKTILLDQLLANANDRSWYISFDEAVDGLTEQEAFWKPDESSHSIAEIVQHLIYWNETWQLRYKENQVNASAKTNNDDTFTIRDEKTFSELKEKLLQILLQWQELIEEEQLLSIVNGYPVKAEWWAIISNAATHNAYHIGQLVYIRKMKK